One window from the genome of Echinicola vietnamensis DSM 17526 encodes:
- the traK gene encoding conjugative transposon protein TraK translates to MFESLKHIDTAFRHIRLFSLLAVLGVCLLSGFLGYRSFRMAADAQERVYILAHGKVLEAMAGERKQNIAVEAKDHVKMFHHHFFTLSPDENQIKQSVAKALYLADGSAKKAYDILDEQSYYQQLVAANMDQTIEMDSIRLDIESYPYRFTYYGKQRIVRTTSVMVRSLVTRGALREVQRSENNPHGFLIEGWETLSNTNLSNHKR, encoded by the coding sequence ATGTTTGAAAGCCTGAAACATATCGATACCGCCTTCCGCCATATACGTCTTTTCAGCCTGCTTGCCGTGCTGGGCGTCTGCCTGCTCAGTGGATTTCTAGGCTACCGATCCTTCCGGATGGCAGCCGATGCACAGGAAAGGGTATATATCCTTGCCCATGGCAAGGTACTGGAAGCCATGGCAGGAGAAAGGAAACAGAACATTGCCGTTGAAGCAAAGGACCATGTCAAAATGTTCCATCATCATTTCTTCACCCTTTCACCTGATGAAAACCAGATTAAGCAAAGCGTGGCCAAAGCCCTGTATTTGGCAGATGGATCGGCAAAAAAGGCCTATGACATCTTGGACGAACAAAGTTACTACCAGCAGCTGGTGGCGGCCAATATGGACCAGACGATTGAAATGGACAGCATAAGGCTCGATATCGAAAGCTACCCTTACCGCTTCACCTATTATGGCAAGCAACGGATCGTGAGGACAACCTCCGTGATGGTGCGCAGCCTGGTGACCCGTGGTGCCTTGCGGGAGGTCCAGCGATCCGAGAACAATCCCCATGGCTTTTTGATCGAAGGCTGGGAAACCCTGTCCAATACCAATCTTTCAAACCATAAACGATGA
- the traJ gene encoding conjugative transposon protein TraJ, which yields MEMNFMKRTVITAIMAMGLVALPEVSFAQGIGDSVRTLHEVLDDLYTEMLPLAGQLTGVARAIAGFGALWFIAYRVWGHMARSESIDVYPLLRPFAIGLAIMLFPAIMDIIHTVGNLIVEGTALMVHDSNAAINAHIDLLNKQEIVPNITPPADISAPDRYSYPDSVEDMGVLERLANSIYAFNLQNILNQAISGILQVLFFAAALCINTIRTFQLLVLSILGPIVLGLSVFDGFQHTLSAWFARYINVFMWLPVANIFGAIIAKIQLNMMVLDQNFLSSTAYMVFMVIAITGYFTVPNVASFIVQPGGRDQLLGKTTSIAGQGSKAAVKVGGAIAKSL from the coding sequence ATGGAAATGAACTTTATGAAAAGAACGGTCATTACGGCAATCATGGCAATGGGATTGGTGGCACTGCCGGAAGTTTCCTTTGCCCAAGGGATAGGGGACAGTGTTCGGACATTGCACGAGGTACTCGATGACCTTTATACTGAAATGCTGCCCTTGGCAGGTCAGCTTACCGGGGTGGCCCGGGCTATTGCTGGCTTTGGCGCCTTATGGTTCATCGCCTATCGCGTTTGGGGACATATGGCCCGATCAGAATCCATTGATGTCTATCCCTTGTTGCGTCCTTTTGCCATCGGCCTTGCCATCATGCTTTTTCCTGCCATAATGGATATTATCCATACGGTGGGAAACCTGATAGTGGAAGGAACCGCCCTCATGGTGCACGATAGCAATGCGGCGATCAATGCCCATATCGACCTATTGAACAAACAGGAAATTGTACCCAATATCACGCCCCCGGCAGATATCTCTGCACCTGATCGCTACAGTTATCCCGATTCAGTTGAGGATATGGGCGTACTGGAACGGCTGGCAAACAGCATCTATGCTTTTAACCTGCAGAACATCCTGAACCAGGCCATCAGTGGGATACTACAGGTGCTCTTCTTTGCCGCTGCCCTGTGCATCAATACTATTCGGACCTTCCAGCTGTTGGTGCTCTCCATTCTTGGGCCGATCGTCCTGGGCCTGTCCGTATTTGATGGGTTCCAGCATACGCTTTCCGCATGGTTTGCCCGCTATATCAACGTCTTTATGTGGCTGCCCGTGGCCAATATCTTCGGGGCCATCATAGCCAAGATCCAACTGAACATGATGGTACTTGACCAAAACTTCCTTTCCTCTACGGCCTATATGGTCTTCATGGTCATTGCCATTACCGGCTATTTTACCGTGCCCAATGTGGCCAGTTTTATTGTACAGCCGGGAGGCCGCGACCAGTTACTGGGCAAGACCACCAGTATAGCAGGTCAGGGAAGCAAAGCAGCCGTGAAGGTAGGGGGAGCCATCGCCAAATCATTATAA
- a CDS encoding YWFCY domain-containing protein: MATGESIEGLRKIIDLTRKGSVGMLCLHFYYTGYSLFCQLGACHSITDRLLAGLAKTGLFASPFWTKGIVLFLLLVSLLGSKGKKKEDSKIAPLLVGFLLGSAVFLSCHYWTGEIVWPPNSFYVYMAITSFSFLAVLSTGARMGRVLFLGNQKNVFNHLNETFPQEERLIENEYSVNLPARYRLKNKVRASWINIINPFRALLVAGTPGSGKSYFVIRHVITQHIQKGFSMFIYDYKYDDLSIIAYNTLLKNLAAYREKPRFFTINFDRLSHSHRCNPLEPETMLDITDASEAARTIMMGLNREWRTSFPLLWSRRPLSTIPTARSCSTSPSTRTSSAVSKSCSA, translated from the coding sequence ATGGCAACAGGGGAAAGCATAGAAGGACTGCGCAAGATCATCGACCTTACCCGCAAGGGAAGTGTGGGGATGCTGTGTCTACACTTTTACTATACCGGTTATAGCCTGTTCTGCCAGCTAGGGGCCTGTCATTCCATTACGGACAGACTGTTGGCTGGACTTGCCAAGACAGGGCTCTTTGCTTCCCCCTTTTGGACAAAGGGAATTGTCCTGTTCCTGTTGTTGGTATCCCTTTTGGGAAGCAAGGGAAAAAAGAAGGAGGACAGTAAAATAGCACCTTTGCTGGTGGGCTTTCTATTGGGCAGTGCTGTTTTCCTTTCCTGCCATTATTGGACAGGTGAAATAGTATGGCCTCCAAACAGCTTCTATGTTTATATGGCCATAACCTCTTTTTCTTTTTTAGCCGTACTTTCCACCGGGGCACGAATGGGAAGGGTGCTGTTTCTGGGAAATCAAAAGAACGTGTTCAATCATCTCAACGAGACTTTTCCACAGGAAGAAAGGTTGATAGAAAATGAATACTCGGTCAATCTACCAGCACGGTACAGGCTCAAAAACAAGGTACGGGCTTCCTGGATCAACATCATCAACCCCTTCCGCGCACTTTTGGTAGCAGGTACACCGGGATCCGGGAAGAGCTACTTTGTCATCCGTCATGTCATTACCCAGCACATCCAAAAGGGCTTTAGCATGTTCATCTATGATTACAAATACGATGACCTGTCCATTATTGCCTATAATACCCTCTTGAAAAACCTTGCTGCCTATAGGGAAAAGCCCCGTTTCTTTACCATCAATTTTGACAGGCTAAGCCATTCCCATCGTTGCAATCCACTGGAGCCGGAGACCATGCTGGACATCACCGATGCCAGTGAGGCGGCAAGGACGATCATGATGGGGCTGAACCGGGAGTGGAGGACATCATTTCCTCTCCTGTGGTCAAGGAGGCCATTATCAACAATTCCGACTGCAAGATCCTGCTCGACCAGTCCAAGTACCAGAACAAGTTCGGCCGTATCCAAGAGCTGCTCGGCCTGA
- a CDS encoding relaxase/mobilization nuclease domain-containing protein, with translation MVVRITTGKSIRGVLRYNENKVENGQASLLMANGFLQLDPDYKEKLQRFDKLTKLNIRTKTNALHISLNFSPEDKLDADTMKRIATEYMERIGFGGQPYLVYLHHDAGHPHLHVATCNIDGKGRRLETHNLGRLRSEPARKQIEKDFGLVVAEEQGHRKRFLLQPLEPVEYGKKETKAAVTKAVQEVLYNYRFTSLGQMNAILGHFNVTAYRGEPGSRMHEKKGLVYSIVDQQGNRVGVPIKASELYEKPTLSRLEKTFERNSRRTVEFRAPLKETVSKALWPSGSMEQFREKLSKEGIGLVIRQNGEGRVYGLTYIDFVNRCVFNGSQLGKGLSAKGVQDRFAAISRPCALERLNEETVEVIIAPIIGSRTREEILDMLFHGAAYEPVPYPLKRKKKKQRRPKL, from the coding sequence ATGGTCGTAAGGATCACCACAGGGAAATCCATCCGCGGTGTGCTGCGCTATAATGAAAACAAGGTGGAAAACGGACAGGCCTCCTTGCTTATGGCCAATGGATTTCTACAACTCGATCCTGATTATAAGGAAAAGCTGCAGCGGTTTGACAAGCTGACCAAGCTGAACATAAGGACAAAGACCAATGCGCTGCATATCTCCCTGAACTTTTCCCCGGAGGACAAGTTGGATGCCGATACCATGAAAAGGATCGCTACAGAGTATATGGAGAGGATAGGTTTTGGAGGGCAGCCCTACCTGGTCTATCTCCACCATGATGCCGGACATCCCCACTTGCACGTGGCCACCTGTAACATTGATGGGAAGGGCAGACGGCTTGAAACACATAACCTGGGAAGGCTCCGTTCAGAGCCGGCAAGAAAGCAGATTGAAAAGGACTTCGGCCTGGTGGTGGCGGAAGAACAGGGCCACCGCAAGCGGTTCTTGCTCCAACCGCTGGAACCGGTGGAATATGGCAAAAAGGAAACCAAGGCGGCAGTGACCAAGGCAGTACAGGAAGTACTTTACAACTATCGGTTTACTTCGCTTGGCCAGATGAATGCCATCTTGGGACATTTTAACGTGACCGCTTATCGGGGAGAACCGGGAAGCAGGATGCACGAAAAGAAGGGACTGGTCTACAGTATTGTTGATCAGCAGGGAAACAGGGTAGGTGTGCCCATCAAGGCCAGTGAGCTGTATGAAAAGCCTACATTGTCCCGATTGGAAAAGACATTTGAACGGAACAGCCGCAGGACAGTAGAATTTAGGGCACCCTTGAAGGAAACCGTTTCCAAGGCACTTTGGCCTTCGGGCTCCATGGAGCAGTTTAGGGAAAAGCTGTCTAAAGAAGGGATAGGGCTGGTCATTCGGCAGAACGGTGAGGGAAGGGTGTATGGGCTGACCTATATCGACTTTGTAAACAGGTGCGTCTTCAACGGCAGCCAATTGGGCAAGGGCCTTTCTGCCAAAGGGGTGCAGGACCGGTTTGCTGCGATTTCAAGACCTTGTGCATTGGAACGACTGAATGAAGAGACGGTGGAAGTGATCATTGCTCCCATTATTGGTTCCAGGACCAGGGAGGAAATTCTGGACATGCTCTTTCATGGAGCAGCCTACGAACCGGTGCCCTACCCGCTGAAAAGAAAAAAGAAGAAACAACGGAGACCAAAACTATAG
- a CDS encoding JAB domain-containing protein, producing MDSNNKDIVSSQVAEIVLSYKANSKVSQKPQITSSLTANRILRANWDESKIEFIEEFKVILLNRANRVLGIINASSGGTAGTVVDLKVIFGAAMKASATAMIISHYEKEMVM from the coding sequence ATGGACAGCAACAACAAAGACATCGTATCCAGCCAAGTAGCAGAAATTGTACTAAGTTACAAGGCCAATTCAAAGGTTTCCCAAAAGCCCCAAATCACGTCCTCCTTGACTGCCAATAGGATTTTAAGGGCCAACTGGGATGAGTCGAAAATAGAGTTTATTGAAGAATTTAAGGTTATTCTCCTAAATAGGGCTAACCGTGTCCTTGGAATTATCAACGCCTCATCCGGAGGAACTGCAGGGACTGTAGTAGACCTGAAAGTGATCTTTGGGGCAGCCATGAAAGCATCTGCTACGGCTATGATAATTTCGCATTATGAAAAGGAAATGGTTATGTAA
- a CDS encoding cation diffusion facilitator family transporter, which yields MNKSIFKIAKMDCPSEEQMVRMKLEPLSQVKHLEFDIPARRLEVFHQDEVQPIHKAINELNLNGQLEGTTNAELPIEVDDSHQRKILWWVLGINFGFFVAEMTTGWISRSMGLIADSLDMLADSIVYGLSLFAVGAAISRKKKVAKISGYFQMALALLGFSEVLRRFFTQSETPLFQWMIIVSLLALAGNLISLWLINKAKSKEAHMQASAIFTSNDIIVNAGVILAGVLVYWLESKWPDLIVGGIVFAFVMRGAIRILRLAK from the coding sequence ATGAATAAAAGCATATTCAAAATAGCCAAAATGGACTGCCCCTCAGAGGAGCAAATGGTCCGCATGAAACTGGAACCTCTCAGTCAGGTAAAACACCTGGAGTTTGACATTCCGGCACGCAGGCTGGAAGTATTCCATCAGGATGAGGTACAGCCTATACATAAAGCGATCAATGAGCTCAATCTCAATGGTCAATTGGAGGGCACCACCAACGCAGAATTGCCTATAGAGGTGGATGATTCACATCAACGCAAAATATTATGGTGGGTGCTGGGTATCAACTTTGGATTTTTTGTAGCCGAAATGACCACCGGATGGATATCCAGGTCCATGGGCTTGATAGCCGACTCGCTGGATATGCTGGCTGATTCCATTGTCTATGGTCTGAGTCTCTTTGCGGTGGGAGCAGCTATTTCCCGCAAGAAAAAAGTTGCCAAGATCAGTGGTTACTTTCAGATGGCCCTGGCCCTGCTTGGGTTTTCGGAAGTACTACGTAGGTTTTTTACTCAAAGCGAAACGCCTCTGTTCCAGTGGATGATTATTGTATCCCTGCTTGCTTTAGCGGGCAACCTCATTTCACTATGGCTGATCAACAAGGCAAAAAGTAAAGAGGCCCACATGCAGGCCAGTGCGATCTTTACCTCTAATGACATCATCGTTAACGCAGGGGTGATACTGGCCGGGGTATTGGTTTATTGGCTGGAAAGCAAATGGCCTGATTTGATTGTAGGCGGGATCGTTTTTGCCTTTGTGATGCGTGGTGCAATTAGGATTTTAAGGTTAGCAAAGTGA
- a CDS encoding Fur family transcriptional regulator, producing the protein MSIAEDILQDHGILLTDTRTKVIEYILEKQKACSMKELQKALDITARQEKPVNKMTFYRTIDLFEEKWHFHFHCEVCSRTFCLPDSVPNELLSIDGNHNVKEVNRVLQGICEKCRKKLTK; encoded by the coding sequence ATGAGCATAGCAGAAGATATACTTCAGGATCATGGAATTCTTTTAACAGATACTCGTACCAAAGTGATTGAATATATTCTTGAGAAGCAAAAGGCTTGTAGCATGAAAGAACTTCAAAAAGCTTTGGATATTACTGCCCGGCAGGAAAAGCCGGTAAATAAAATGACTTTCTATCGGACAATAGATTTATTTGAAGAAAAATGGCATTTCCACTTTCACTGTGAAGTATGTAGTAGAACCTTTTGTTTGCCTGATTCTGTACCGAATGAGCTACTTTCAATAGATGGGAATCATAATGTAAAGGAGGTCAATAGGGTGCTCCAGGGCATCTGTGAGAAATGTAGAAAAAAACTAACCAAATGA
- a CDS encoding heavy metal translocating P-type ATPase, whose translation MKKLQIQISVMLPEVPDEKDQCVDKLISRLQDTQGLEKVHVADETDNGVPQLCFHYDPEVISIDRIQKLAGQTGAEITEKFGHKLIEVEGIRHTRHARNVERNLRNKGGVLEASVSGSGMVRLEFDTSKIDEAEILKVLRKEGLDIPDTRVSAERFLQQSSKSESKETQEREHDHEKGEDHDHSHGGIFGKNTELIFSIICGSLLGIGFGLSYIEAVPSLVSLILYIAAYFFGGYFTAKEAIQTVAKGGFEIDFLMLVAAIGAAILGEWAEGALLLFLFSMGHALEHYAMNKARKSIAALAELAPKTALLKRNGKTEEVGIEELSIGDIIVVKPNSKISADGVVVDGRSSVNQAPITGESVPVDKEPVDDPDKDWSQESEIKDENRVFSGTINGNNTLEIKVIKEAKDSTLSRLVKLVNEAQTQKSPTQRFTDKFEKYFVPSVLALVVLLNFAFLVIDETFSESFYRSMAVLVAASPCALAISTPSAVLSGVARAAKSGVLIKGGRPLEDLGVLTALAFDKTGTLTEGKPNLTEVIALGEVGEEELLKTAIAVENLSDHPLAKAVVRDGKERLKGADIPEAKDLEAVLGKGIKATLGSDKVYIGNLDLFESLDDKKPSKEIEEKVKSLESDGNTTMLIRQNDSYIGIIALMDTPREEAKNTLAQLKKIGVKRMIMLTGDNQKVADAVAKEIGLTDAWGSLLPEEKVEAIKELRQKEDKVAMVGDGVNDAPAMANSTVGIAMGAAGSDVALETADIALMADKLETLPFAIGLSRKAKGIIKQNLWMSLGIVALLIPATIFGFANIGIAVLIHEGSTLIVVFNALRLLAYKNT comes from the coding sequence ATGAAAAAACTACAAATACAAATATCGGTGATGCTGCCGGAAGTACCGGATGAAAAAGATCAATGTGTAGATAAACTCATCAGCCGCCTTCAGGATACCCAAGGCCTAGAAAAAGTGCATGTGGCTGATGAAACCGACAATGGTGTGCCACAGCTATGCTTTCATTATGACCCTGAGGTGATATCCATTGACCGAATCCAAAAATTAGCGGGGCAAACCGGAGCTGAAATTACCGAGAAATTTGGTCATAAACTCATAGAAGTAGAAGGGATACGGCACACTCGGCATGCCCGTAACGTTGAGAGAAATCTTCGGAACAAAGGGGGTGTTCTGGAAGCTTCTGTTTCAGGTTCCGGCATGGTGAGACTAGAATTTGATACCTCAAAAATAGATGAAGCCGAGATATTAAAAGTATTGCGAAAAGAAGGGTTGGACATCCCCGATACACGGGTAAGTGCAGAGCGATTTTTACAGCAGTCCAGCAAATCTGAATCAAAGGAAACTCAGGAAAGAGAACATGATCATGAGAAAGGGGAAGATCACGACCACTCACACGGAGGCATTTTCGGCAAAAATACCGAGCTAATTTTTTCTATCATCTGCGGGTCATTGCTCGGTATTGGTTTTGGGCTTTCCTACATCGAGGCTGTGCCTTCCTTGGTAAGCTTAATATTGTATATCGCAGCATATTTCTTTGGCGGCTATTTCACTGCTAAAGAAGCCATTCAAACAGTCGCCAAAGGAGGCTTTGAAATAGATTTCCTTATGTTGGTGGCAGCCATAGGTGCGGCTATTTTGGGGGAATGGGCGGAGGGTGCTTTACTGCTGTTCTTGTTCAGCATGGGCCATGCCCTGGAGCATTATGCCATGAACAAGGCCCGAAAATCTATTGCCGCCCTGGCAGAACTGGCACCCAAAACGGCCTTGCTTAAGAGAAATGGGAAAACAGAAGAAGTAGGTATAGAAGAACTAAGCATAGGCGACATCATCGTGGTAAAGCCCAACAGTAAAATTTCTGCTGATGGTGTGGTAGTAGATGGTCGGAGTAGCGTAAATCAAGCACCTATTACCGGGGAAAGTGTACCAGTGGATAAAGAACCTGTGGATGATCCCGATAAAGACTGGTCACAGGAAAGCGAAATAAAGGATGAAAACCGGGTGTTTTCCGGTACCATCAATGGCAATAACACGCTGGAAATAAAGGTGATCAAGGAGGCTAAAGATTCTACTTTGTCACGGCTGGTGAAGCTGGTCAATGAAGCACAAACCCAAAAGTCGCCCACCCAGCGGTTTACCGATAAGTTTGAGAAATATTTTGTGCCTTCGGTGCTGGCCCTAGTGGTGCTGCTCAATTTTGCTTTTCTGGTCATTGATGAAACTTTTAGCGAAAGCTTTTACCGATCTATGGCCGTGCTGGTGGCAGCCAGTCCATGCGCTTTGGCCATTTCCACCCCTAGTGCCGTGCTTAGTGGAGTGGCCAGGGCGGCCAAAAGCGGTGTGCTCATTAAAGGTGGCCGGCCACTGGAAGACCTGGGTGTGCTCACGGCCCTGGCTTTTGACAAAACCGGTACGCTAACCGAAGGAAAGCCAAACCTTACCGAAGTAATTGCCCTGGGTGAAGTAGGTGAAGAAGAACTGTTGAAAACCGCCATTGCCGTAGAAAACCTCAGTGATCACCCACTGGCAAAGGCCGTAGTGCGTGACGGGAAAGAGCGACTGAAGGGTGCTGATATACCAGAGGCGAAAGATCTGGAGGCAGTGCTTGGGAAAGGGATCAAAGCAACACTGGGAAGTGACAAAGTCTACATTGGCAACCTGGATCTGTTTGAGTCGCTGGATGATAAGAAGCCATCAAAGGAAATTGAAGAAAAAGTAAAGTCCTTAGAGTCTGATGGTAATACCACCATGCTCATCCGGCAAAATGACAGCTACATCGGCATCATCGCCTTGATGGATACGCCAAGAGAAGAAGCGAAAAATACCTTAGCGCAATTGAAAAAGATTGGTGTCAAACGCATGATCATGCTCACCGGTGACAATCAGAAAGTAGCCGATGCGGTAGCCAAAGAAATAGGCCTTACAGATGCCTGGGGCAGTTTGCTGCCAGAAGAAAAAGTAGAAGCCATTAAAGAGCTTAGACAAAAAGAAGACAAAGTAGCCATGGTAGGCGATGGCGTAAATGATGCTCCGGCCATGGCCAATAGTACGGTGGGCATAGCCATGGGAGCGGCAGGAAGTGATGTGGCTCTGGAAACAGCTGACATTGCTCTGATGGCCGATAAGCTGGAAACCTTACCTTTTGCAATCGGTTTAAGTAGAAAGGCCAAAGGCATTATCAAGCAAAACCTGTGGATGAGTTTGGGTATAGTGGCCTTGTTGATACCCGCCACAATTTTCGGATTTGCCAATATCGGTATTGCAGTGTTGATCCACGAGGGTTCTACGTTAATCGTAGTGTTCAATGCTTTACGATTGTTGGCGTATAAAAATACTTAA
- a CDS encoding GDCCVxC domain-containing (seleno)protein gives MSQQIHYQSLLVCPHCHHQRQVEMPQDSCLISFDCERCDNILQPNSGDCCVFCSHGSVPCPSVQRTLEGHINLQKGLRTAFILSLITIGYNTIEGLVSTFFGATDETLALFGFGVDSFAEVLSGVGVAHMVWRMQYHEIKQRDNFEITALRITGTALYLLVAGLITGAIFSIVSQSEPQTTSAGVIISALSIATMYFLFRAKIKVGRELESKPIISDAQCTKTCFYLSFILLASSLIYAIWQIPYVVAIGSLGIAWYALKEGKEAFEKA, from the coding sequence ATGAGCCAGCAAATTCATTATCAATCTCTATTGGTTTGCCCACACTGTCATCACCAACGTCAGGTAGAAATGCCCCAAGATAGTTGCTTGATTTCGTTTGATTGTGAGCGATGTGATAACATTTTACAGCCAAATTCAGGTGATTGCTGTGTTTTCTGTTCTCATGGTTCAGTGCCTTGTCCATCCGTTCAACGGACATTAGAAGGGCATATTAATCTTCAAAAAGGACTTAGAACTGCTTTCATCCTCAGCCTGATAACCATTGGATACAATACTATTGAAGGCCTTGTCTCTACCTTCTTTGGCGCAACAGATGAAACACTGGCCTTATTTGGGTTTGGAGTAGATAGTTTTGCAGAAGTACTCTCTGGAGTAGGAGTTGCCCACATGGTTTGGAGAATGCAGTATCATGAAATAAAGCAACGTGATAATTTTGAGATAACAGCCTTGAGAATAACCGGTACGGCTCTGTATCTATTGGTGGCAGGGCTCATTACAGGTGCCATATTTTCAATTGTTAGCCAGTCCGAACCCCAGACTACCTCTGCCGGTGTTATCATTTCAGCGCTTTCTATCGCTACCATGTATTTTCTTTTTAGAGCAAAAATAAAAGTGGGTAGGGAGTTGGAGAGCAAACCAATTATTTCTGATGCACAATGCACTAAGACCTGCTTTTATCTTTCTTTTATACTTCTGGCGTCCAGTCTCATTTATGCTATATGGCAAATTCCTTATGTAGTTGCTATTGGTAGTCTTGGAATAGCTTGGTATGCCTTAAAAGAAGGAAAGGAAGCATTTGAAAAGGCTTAA
- a CDS encoding Fur family transcriptional regulator: MSAIKELEETLVCHKIKPTAMRLLVLEYLLDREAAVSLTDLYKAFVKSDRTTIYRTLKVFEENGMVHSIDDGTSVPKYALCEDGCKCDIERDLHLHFHCRICEKTKCLTSYKIPEIVLPPNHEAEEANLVVKGICPQCKIES, encoded by the coding sequence ATGAGCGCAATAAAAGAATTAGAAGAAACTCTTGTATGCCATAAGATAAAACCAACCGCCATGCGGTTGTTGGTGCTGGAGTATTTGCTGGATCGGGAGGCAGCCGTTAGCCTCACCGACTTGTACAAAGCCTTCGTAAAGTCTGACAGAACGACCATCTACAGGACTTTAAAGGTGTTTGAAGAAAATGGCATGGTACACAGTATAGACGATGGCACCAGTGTGCCCAAGTATGCATTGTGCGAGGATGGCTGTAAATGTGACATAGAAAGAGATTTGCATCTGCATTTTCATTGCAGAATTTGTGAGAAAACTAAATGCCTTACCAGTTACAAAATTCCTGAAATTGTCCTTCCGCCTAATCATGAGGCCGAAGAAGCCAATTTGGTTGTAAAGGGCATTTGTCCCCAATGTAAAATTGAAAGCTAA
- a CDS encoding P-II family nitrogen regulator — protein MKEIKAFIKPKKVQVVVKSLRDAGFESVTLSKGEGTGAHRQEDASPSLDFHFTDSPVVKLELVCQNEEMDIAVQLICDKAQTPEPGDGIIYVSEVDDAYRIKTGKSIKRFDMK, from the coding sequence ATGAAAGAAATAAAAGCATTTATAAAACCGAAAAAAGTACAGGTAGTGGTAAAGTCCCTGCGGGATGCAGGATTTGAGAGTGTGACACTTTCTAAAGGAGAAGGAACTGGAGCGCACAGACAAGAAGATGCATCGCCTTCATTAGACTTTCATTTTACGGACAGCCCGGTTGTGAAACTGGAGCTGGTCTGTCAGAATGAAGAAATGGATATAGCAGTGCAACTGATCTGTGATAAGGCTCAAACGCCAGAACCGGGCGATGGGATTATTTATGTATCAGAAGTAGACGATGCTTACCGGATCAAGACTGGAAAATCAATTAAAAGATTTGATATGAAGTAA